In Candidatus Krumholzibacteriia bacterium, one genomic interval encodes:
- a CDS encoding efflux RND transporter periplasmic adaptor subunit, which yields MRRSLFCLLALVLLLGGCKRSPGAGGAAGDSTSVQAAAKDEEKGNKEGAGKEEADKEHAAKGESEKASGESEGKEGEEGDGKRTVREQVATVNAARVTRGDLVVPVLAEGALRARRSTLVRVEVRGCIVRLLAEEGQAVRKGQVLVEIDGREYRIAMEEARARYLKALGVIAVEEDSVLGSTDPGVLDSKVAGLDELEKAGKISREERRARELELGVQALRHGGYRRELVEARSGLSLARADEERARLNLERTVIRAPFDGVVSELRLAVGQLLSLGDPVCTLVDNVALEAELGVLESDVGGLQLGRPALLVVPALDETLRVKVDVINPSIEPQSRTCRVLLRVRNTDGRLQPGMFVRAAIAGKIYPDKLMVPNEAILTRDGRPLVFKIEGDQAKWVYVQLGLRNDRFAEVESVLQGGPLDEGTLVVVSDHLTLSHDAKVKVRRVVDMTVAWSASAEE from the coding sequence ATGCGCCGGTCACTTTTCTGCCTCCTCGCACTCGTTCTCCTCTTGGGCGGCTGCAAGCGCAGCCCGGGCGCCGGCGGCGCCGCCGGTGACTCCACCTCCGTCCAAGCTGCGGCAAAGGACGAGGAGAAAGGCAACAAGGAGGGTGCCGGCAAGGAGGAAGCCGACAAGGAGCACGCCGCGAAGGGCGAAAGCGAGAAGGCGAGCGGCGAGTCCGAGGGCAAAGAAGGCGAGGAAGGAGACGGCAAGCGCACGGTGCGCGAGCAGGTGGCCACGGTGAACGCGGCGCGCGTCACCCGCGGCGACCTCGTGGTGCCGGTGCTGGCGGAAGGGGCGCTCCGCGCCCGGCGCAGCACGCTGGTGCGCGTCGAGGTCAGGGGCTGCATCGTGCGCCTCCTAGCCGAGGAAGGCCAGGCGGTGCGCAAGGGCCAAGTGCTCGTCGAGATCGACGGCCGGGAGTACCGCATCGCCATGGAAGAAGCGCGAGCGCGCTATCTGAAAGCGCTCGGCGTCATCGCGGTGGAGGAGGATTCCGTCCTCGGCTCCACCGACCCGGGGGTGCTGGATAGCAAGGTCGCCGGCCTCGACGAGCTGGAGAAGGCCGGCAAGATCAGCCGCGAGGAGCGCCGGGCCCGGGAGCTCGAGCTCGGCGTCCAGGCGCTACGCCACGGCGGCTATCGGCGCGAGCTGGTGGAAGCGCGGAGCGGCCTCTCCCTGGCCCGTGCCGACGAGGAGCGTGCCCGGCTCAACCTGGAGCGCACCGTCATCCGCGCGCCGTTCGATGGCGTGGTCTCCGAGCTGCGTCTCGCCGTCGGCCAGCTCCTCAGTCTGGGCGATCCGGTGTGCACGCTGGTGGACAACGTCGCCCTCGAGGCCGAGCTCGGGGTGCTGGAGTCCGACGTCGGCGGCCTGCAGCTCGGCCGGCCGGCGCTGCTCGTGGTCCCGGCGCTGGACGAGACGCTGCGCGTCAAGGTGGACGTCATCAACCCGAGCATCGAGCCGCAGAGCCGCACCTGCCGAGTCCTGCTGCGGGTGCGGAACACCGACGGGCGCCTGCAGCCCGGCATGTTCGTGCGCGCCGCCATCGCCGGCAAGATCTACCCCGACAAGCTCATGGTCCCCAACGAGGCCATCCTCACCCGGGACGGACGCCCGCTGGTCTTCAAGATCGAAGGCGACCAGGCCAAGTGGGTGTACGTGCAGCTGGGTCTGCGCAACGATCGCTTCGCCGAGGTGGAAAGCGTCCTGCAGGGAGGGCCGCTCGACGAGGGTACGCTGGTCGTCGTCTCCGACCATCTGACGCTCTCCCACGATGCGAAGGTCAAGGTGCGGCGCGTCGTGGACATGACGGTGGCCTGGAGCGCGAGCGCGGAGGAGTAG
- a CDS encoding transcriptional repressor: MPLRRAKMPVRRPTTMEEFEARCRRQGLPVTSQRRAVLRALAAREDHPTADQLHEALRREHPDLSRTTVYRVLETLVRLGVVTKVSHPGAAVHYDAFTGRHHHLVCDVCGRLSDLVLPGFDALPLPDTRAQDFEIADYSVHFHGRCRSCRPRTSRNA, translated from the coding sequence GTGCCGCTTCGACGTGCCAAGATGCCGGTCCGCCGCCCGACCACGATGGAGGAGTTCGAGGCCCGTTGCCGGCGGCAAGGCCTGCCGGTGACCTCCCAGCGCCGGGCGGTGCTGCGGGCCCTCGCGGCGCGCGAGGACCACCCCACGGCAGACCAGCTCCACGAGGCTCTCCGGCGCGAGCACCCGGACCTCTCCCGCACCACGGTGTACCGGGTGCTGGAGACGCTCGTCCGCCTGGGGGTGGTGACCAAGGTCAGCCATCCCGGCGCCGCGGTCCATTACGATGCCTTCACCGGACGACATCACCATCTGGTGTGCGACGTCTGCGGCCGGCTGAGCGACCTCGTGCTCCCGGGATTCGACGCCTTGCCGTTGCCCGATACGCGGGCCCAGGACTTCGAGATCGCCGACTACTCGGTGCATTTCCACGGGCGCTGCCGGAGCTGCCGGCCCCGTACGTCTCGCAACGCATGA
- the dps gene encoding DNA starvation/stationary phase protection protein Dps — translation MATKVSKTRLQLPENVRGEIVALLNARLADTVDYALQLKQAHWNVKGREFVALHEMFDSMATELQEHADLIAERAVQLGGQAHGTLQSAVAHTTLPEYPLEARGAVEHLSALAERLAVLATAVRAAIDTADGRGDKDTADLFTEVSRGLDKQMWYLEAHLAD, via the coding sequence ATGGCGACGAAAGTAAGCAAGACGCGGCTGCAGCTGCCGGAGAACGTGCGCGGCGAGATCGTGGCGCTGCTCAACGCGCGTCTCGCCGACACGGTGGACTACGCCCTGCAGCTCAAGCAGGCGCACTGGAACGTCAAGGGGCGCGAGTTCGTCGCCCTGCACGAGATGTTCGACTCCATGGCGACGGAGTTACAGGAGCATGCGGATCTCATCGCCGAGCGCGCCGTCCAGCTCGGCGGTCAGGCCCACGGCACGCTGCAGTCGGCCGTGGCGCACACGACGCTGCCGGAGTACCCCCTGGAGGCCCGCGGCGCCGTGGAGCATCTGAGCGCGCTGGCCGAGCGCCTGGCGGTGCTCGCCACCGCGGTTCGCGCGGCCATCGACACCGCCGACGGCCGTGGCGACAAGGACACGGCGGACCTCTTCACCGAGGTCTCCCGCGGCTTGGACAAGCAGATGTGGTACCTGGAGGCGCACCTCGCCGACTGA
- a CDS encoding glycine betaine ABC transporter substrate-binding protein — MIACVVLAAPGARCEATTGDDPAPTETSGRIRVGSKNFAESRLLAELFARLLEARTSLIVERRLGLAGTQVCFEALRTGAIDVYPEYTGTGLVTLLEEAPGGNAQWTWNHVRTQFRQRWNLWWIGPLGFENSFELAVPREIAAQYGLHTISELSQVSPRLTAGFGYEFAERDDGLPGLERAYGLRFAAVRRMQQALKYQAAGERSIDCLDVYTTDGRLVVHDLVVLQDDRGFFPPYEAAALVRGETLKLHPEVGVVLGLMTQALSADSMRQLNLRLETGGESLDQVAQGALESMGLVESGVVPAAPAHKRGLGRTLWEGRRELGHYTLQHLYLSGAGLLLGVIVAVPLGLLLERRRRSAETFIRFVGTSQTIPSLALLAFMVPFFGIGELPAIVALWLYALFPILRNTYTGLRDASPETVQAAIALGMTPSQVLRWVRLPLAAPVIMAGVRTAAVITIGTATLAAFIGAGGLGEPIVSGVQSVDSTLILSGAIPAAALALAVDAVLGLVERQLRPRGIRLA, encoded by the coding sequence ATGATCGCGTGCGTGGTCCTGGCTGCCCCCGGCGCCCGCTGCGAGGCGACGACCGGCGACGATCCCGCACCGACGGAAACGTCGGGGAGAATCCGGGTGGGATCGAAGAACTTTGCCGAGAGCCGTCTCCTGGCGGAGCTTTTCGCCCGTCTCCTGGAAGCGCGAACCAGCTTGATCGTCGAGCGCCGCCTAGGACTCGCCGGGACGCAGGTGTGCTTCGAAGCCCTGCGCACCGGTGCCATCGATGTGTACCCGGAATACACCGGGACTGGGCTCGTCACCTTGCTGGAGGAAGCGCCCGGCGGCAACGCGCAGTGGACCTGGAATCACGTGCGGACGCAATTCAGGCAGCGCTGGAATCTCTGGTGGATTGGGCCTCTGGGGTTCGAGAACTCTTTCGAGCTCGCCGTGCCCCGGGAGATCGCGGCGCAATACGGGTTGCACACGATCAGCGAACTCAGCCAGGTCTCACCGCGCTTGACCGCTGGCTTCGGTTACGAGTTCGCCGAACGGGACGACGGGTTGCCAGGTCTCGAGCGCGCTTATGGTCTGCGGTTCGCGGCCGTCCGGCGCATGCAACAAGCGCTCAAGTATCAGGCGGCAGGAGAACGGAGCATCGATTGCCTGGACGTCTACACCACCGACGGCCGGCTCGTCGTCCACGACCTCGTGGTGCTCCAGGATGATCGGGGATTCTTTCCGCCCTACGAGGCGGCGGCGCTGGTTCGAGGTGAGACGCTAAAGCTCCACCCGGAAGTCGGCGTCGTCCTGGGGCTCATGACGCAGGCTCTTTCGGCAGACTCCATGCGTCAGCTCAACCTGCGCCTCGAGACGGGTGGTGAGAGCCTCGACCAGGTCGCCCAAGGGGCGTTGGAAAGCATGGGGCTGGTCGAGAGCGGGGTGGTGCCCGCGGCCCCGGCGCACAAGCGCGGTCTCGGGCGCACTCTGTGGGAAGGCCGGCGCGAGCTCGGACATTATACGCTGCAACATCTCTATCTTTCTGGCGCCGGACTGCTCCTGGGCGTCATCGTCGCCGTGCCGCTCGGACTTCTCCTCGAGCGCCGCCGCCGCAGCGCCGAAACCTTCATTCGCTTCGTGGGCACGTCGCAGACCATTCCGTCGCTGGCACTGCTCGCCTTCATGGTGCCGTTCTTCGGCATCGGCGAGCTGCCCGCCATCGTGGCCTTGTGGCTCTACGCGCTGTTCCCGATCCTCCGCAACACCTACACCGGGTTGCGCGACGCCAGTCCCGAGACGGTGCAAGCGGCCATCGCGCTCGGGATGACACCGTCTCAGGTCTTGCGCTGGGTCCGTCTGCCCTTGGCGGCGCCAGTGATCATGGCTGGGGTGAGAACGGCTGCGGTCATCACCATCGGTACGGCGACCCTCGCTGCCTTCATCGGCGCCGGCGGTCTGGGAGAGCCCATCGTTTCTGGAGTGCAAAGCGTCGACTCCACCCTCATTCTCTCCGGCGCCATTCCCGCCGCCGCACTAGCGCTTGCCGTGGATGCGGTCCTGGGTCTCGTGGAACGCCAGCTCCGCCCTCGCGGCATTCGACTCGCATGA
- a CDS encoding DUF5916 domain-containing protein, protein MKLLWTGLLLVLPGSAQAAFTPNLKPSLALRPRGGEIRIDGKLGDSGWQDAAMADNFAETNPGDQTEPAVATRVWITYDETHLYVGFDAEDDPRSIRASLRDRDQIWQDDYIGLILDTYGNAAWAYEIFANPLGVQGDLRMLSGGDEDLSFDVVFEAEASITDKGYQVEMKIPLQSLRFPDRFEQTWRVQLWRTHPRGSRRQYGWAAIDRDDPCFMCQFGTLTGIQGVRPGGKLELLPGFTAKQAGSLEDTSDPNSDFVEGDAEADVELGVHYSFTSSSTGDLTLNPDFSQVESDAGQIDVNTTFALFFPEKRPFFQEGSDLYETYINAVYTRTINDPSVAAKFTGRLEQANAGFFAARDVHSPTIIPLEEKSVVLPDVGESISSVGRYRFDHGENSFAGALGTYRVRDDGGWNGVFGFDLLQRFWRNYQFETQWLGSYTEEPVDSSLTAGNEGTFDGGRHTIEYDGESFGGRAGYTSIERSGRIWNFDLEYRETSPTFRADNGFISQNDNRRASVETGLNFRTDTRWFDSIFPSVMAARVWNFSGARKDEWLRPEVVVQFKAQTEVWLSRLWSEERFREVEFYGIRRWEVGAETRFQEYVQGGAEVEWGKMVARGETPPVLGDGVRFEAWGTLRPHTRLVIEPTFEYATLDHPDGSSIFDGYIVRVRNNFQFTREFFLRLVLQYDDFDREWSIEPLLTYRINPFTMFFVGSTHALAEIGDASQGGPVYTQTERQLFLKFQYLFRL, encoded by the coding sequence GTGAAGCTGCTTTGGACCGGGCTGCTGCTCGTCCTCCCAGGTTCCGCCCAGGCGGCGTTCACACCCAACCTCAAACCCAGCCTGGCGCTCCGGCCCCGGGGCGGAGAGATCCGCATCGACGGCAAGCTCGGTGACTCGGGCTGGCAGGACGCCGCCATGGCGGACAACTTCGCCGAGACCAATCCGGGCGACCAGACCGAGCCGGCGGTGGCGACGCGCGTTTGGATCACTTACGACGAGACCCACCTCTATGTCGGCTTCGACGCCGAGGACGACCCGCGCAGCATCCGCGCCTCGTTGCGCGACCGCGACCAGATCTGGCAGGACGACTACATCGGTCTCATCCTGGACACCTACGGCAACGCTGCCTGGGCTTACGAGATCTTCGCCAACCCGCTGGGGGTGCAAGGGGATCTACGCATGCTGTCCGGTGGCGACGAAGACCTGTCCTTCGATGTCGTCTTCGAAGCCGAGGCCAGCATCACCGACAAGGGCTATCAGGTGGAGATGAAGATCCCGCTGCAGAGCCTGCGTTTCCCCGATCGCTTCGAGCAGACCTGGCGCGTGCAGCTCTGGCGCACCCATCCCCGCGGCAGCCGCCGGCAGTACGGCTGGGCCGCCATCGATCGGGACGATCCGTGCTTCATGTGCCAGTTCGGCACGCTCACCGGCATCCAGGGGGTGCGCCCGGGCGGCAAGCTGGAGCTCCTCCCGGGGTTCACGGCGAAACAGGCGGGGAGCCTCGAGGACACTTCGGACCCGAACTCGGACTTCGTCGAGGGGGACGCCGAGGCCGACGTGGAGCTCGGCGTGCACTACTCCTTCACCTCGAGCAGCACGGGAGACCTGACGCTCAATCCGGATTTCAGCCAGGTCGAATCCGACGCCGGGCAGATCGACGTGAACACCACCTTCGCCCTGTTCTTCCCAGAGAAGCGGCCGTTCTTCCAGGAAGGCAGCGACCTCTACGAGACCTACATCAACGCCGTGTACACGCGCACCATCAACGACCCCTCGGTGGCGGCGAAGTTCACCGGTAGGCTGGAGCAGGCCAACGCCGGCTTCTTCGCCGCCCGCGACGTGCACTCGCCGACGATCATCCCGCTGGAGGAAAAGAGCGTCGTCCTCCCCGACGTGGGTGAAAGCATCTCCAGCGTGGGGCGCTACCGCTTCGACCACGGGGAGAACTCCTTCGCCGGGGCGCTCGGCACCTACCGCGTCCGGGACGACGGCGGCTGGAACGGCGTCTTCGGTTTCGACCTGCTGCAGCGGTTCTGGCGCAACTATCAGTTCGAGACGCAGTGGCTCGGGAGCTACACCGAGGAACCCGTGGATTCCAGTCTGACCGCAGGCAACGAAGGGACTTTCGACGGCGGCCGCCACACCATCGAGTACGACGGCGAGAGCTTCGGGGGGCGGGCAGGGTACACCAGCATCGAGCGCTCCGGCCGGATCTGGAACTTCGATCTGGAGTACCGGGAGACGAGCCCGACCTTCCGCGCCGACAACGGCTTCATCTCCCAGAACGACAACCGCCGCGCTTCCGTGGAGACGGGGCTCAACTTCCGCACCGACACGCGCTGGTTCGATTCGATCTTCCCGAGCGTCATGGCGGCGCGGGTGTGGAACTTCTCCGGCGCCCGCAAGGACGAATGGCTGCGGCCCGAGGTGGTGGTGCAGTTCAAGGCGCAGACGGAGGTGTGGCTCTCACGCCTGTGGAGCGAGGAGCGCTTCCGGGAGGTGGAGTTCTACGGCATCCGGCGCTGGGAAGTAGGAGCCGAGACGCGTTTCCAGGAGTACGTGCAGGGTGGCGCCGAGGTGGAATGGGGCAAGATGGTCGCCCGCGGCGAGACGCCGCCGGTGCTCGGCGACGGCGTGCGGTTCGAGGCCTGGGGGACGCTCCGGCCGCATACACGTCTCGTCATCGAGCCGACCTTCGAGTACGCCACCCTGGACCATCCGGACGGGTCGTCCATTTTCGACGGCTACATCGTCCGGGTGCGGAACAATTTCCAGTTCACCCGGGAATTCTTCCTGCGCTTGGTCCTCCAATACGATGATTTCGACCGCGAGTGGTCCATCGAACCGTTGCTCACCTACAGAATCAACCCGTTCACCATGTTTTTCGTGGGCTCCACCCATGCCCTCGCCGAGATCGGCGATGCCAGCCAAGGTGGTCCCGTCTACACCCAGACCGAGCGCCAGCTGTTCCTCAAGTTCCAGTACCTGTTCCGTCTCTGA
- a CDS encoding 6-bladed beta-propeller, which translates to MLPARNLRRLGTVPRLSTFLALAAGIALLAAAVVPAGAGSWKGQETQKDGALYVTNPATGMEAPATVDLKELWRVGGESENEEEFFGVIVRVTTDPKGNIYVLDNQLSEVKVYDPSGKFLKKIGREGEGPGEFRRPGDMFFLPDGNLGVMQTVPGKIVMLKPTGEPAGDFPLPAPEGGGFQVLRGGRLAGKQLVLARQLQTIDQAAGKMSQTVSLDRVDLKGKVGGSYAKLDRTLQFANLVIDEKTFGTWEQGGRWDTGADGRVYVALGDNYEITVFNADGSKDRIIQRACERYQRTAEEAAEIKGIYEAFTRGAPNAKVEVNNYDADVGALYSRDDGSLWVLSSHGMRKQPKGTVGVFDVFDSKGRFVRQVTLRGQGDPHKDGYFFVGDRLYVVTGFLDALVASIGGGEKQEEDPSTSPMELICYRVEAPMVAKGN; encoded by the coding sequence ATGTTGCCCGCACGGAACCTACGTCGACTCGGCACTGTGCCGCGCCTTTCCACCTTCCTCGCCCTCGCCGCCGGCATCGCCCTCCTGGCGGCAGCAGTCGTTCCGGCCGGGGCTGGAAGCTGGAAGGGACAGGAAACCCAGAAGGACGGCGCTCTCTACGTCACCAATCCGGCCACCGGCATGGAAGCCCCGGCCACGGTGGATCTCAAGGAACTATGGCGAGTGGGCGGCGAGAGCGAGAACGAGGAGGAGTTCTTCGGCGTCATCGTGCGCGTCACCACGGACCCGAAGGGCAACATTTACGTCCTCGACAACCAGCTCTCGGAGGTCAAGGTCTACGACCCGAGCGGCAAGTTCCTGAAGAAGATTGGGCGCGAGGGCGAAGGCCCGGGGGAGTTCCGGAGGCCCGGCGACATGTTCTTCCTGCCCGACGGCAACCTCGGCGTGATGCAAACGGTGCCCGGAAAGATCGTGATGCTGAAGCCGACCGGCGAGCCCGCCGGCGATTTCCCTCTCCCCGCGCCGGAAGGGGGCGGCTTCCAAGTGCTCCGCGGTGGGCGCCTCGCCGGCAAGCAGCTCGTCCTGGCGCGGCAGCTGCAGACCATTGACCAGGCCGCGGGCAAGATGTCGCAGACCGTGTCCCTCGATCGCGTCGACCTCAAGGGCAAGGTGGGCGGCAGCTACGCGAAGCTCGACCGCACCTTGCAGTTCGCCAATCTCGTCATCGACGAGAAGACATTCGGCACCTGGGAACAGGGCGGGCGGTGGGATACGGGCGCCGACGGCCGCGTTTACGTGGCCTTGGGCGACAACTACGAGATCACCGTTTTCAACGCCGACGGCAGCAAGGACCGCATCATCCAGAGAGCTTGCGAACGCTACCAGCGCACCGCCGAGGAGGCCGCCGAGATCAAGGGCATCTACGAAGCCTTCACCCGAGGGGCTCCCAATGCGAAGGTCGAAGTCAACAACTACGACGCGGACGTCGGCGCGCTCTACTCACGCGACGACGGGAGCTTGTGGGTGCTGAGCAGCCATGGCATGCGCAAGCAGCCCAAGGGCACGGTCGGCGTCTTCGACGTCTTCGACAGCAAGGGCCGCTTCGTCCGTCAAGTGACGCTGCGCGGCCAGGGGGATCCGCACAAGGACGGGTACTTCTTCGTCGGCGACCGGCTCTACGTGGTCACCGGTTTCCTGGATGCCCTCGTGGCCTCGATCGGCGGTGGCGAGAAGCAGGAAGAGGATCCGAGCACCTCGCCGATGGAGCTCATCTGCTACCGCGTCGAAGCGCCGATGGTCGCGAAAGGCAACTAG
- a CDS encoding ATP-binding cassette domain-containing protein: protein MANDVSFMLEAEHVSKRYPNGVEALAGVELAVARGETLALVGESGSGKSTLLRLFNRLEEPTRGRVRFGGRPLEEQDPIQLRRQMGYVQQDGGLLPHWNVGRNVELVPWLLGWERDRRSRRADELLRLVGLPPQEYRHRHPAELSGGQRQRVAFARALAADPEVILLDEPFGALDVLTRMDLQDEFARLQRQLGKTILLVTHDLSEAMKLADRISVMRQGRILQTGSMRALLESPADDYVRQLLGHLRGAPRQ, encoded by the coding sequence ATGGCGAATGACGTCTCGTTCATGCTCGAAGCCGAACACGTGAGCAAGCGCTACCCCAACGGTGTCGAGGCTCTGGCTGGCGTGGAGCTGGCAGTCGCCCGCGGGGAAACGCTGGCGCTCGTCGGCGAGAGCGGCAGCGGCAAATCCACCCTGCTGCGCCTGTTCAATCGCCTCGAGGAACCCACCCGCGGCCGTGTCCGCTTCGGCGGACGCCCCCTGGAAGAGCAGGATCCCATCCAGCTGCGCCGGCAAATGGGCTACGTGCAGCAGGACGGCGGACTGCTGCCACACTGGAACGTGGGGCGCAACGTGGAGCTCGTGCCATGGCTTCTGGGCTGGGAGCGTGACCGCCGCTCGCGGCGCGCCGACGAGCTCTTGCGCCTGGTCGGACTCCCGCCCCAGGAGTACCGGCACCGCCATCCGGCCGAGCTGTCCGGTGGCCAGAGACAGCGGGTGGCCTTCGCGCGCGCCCTGGCGGCGGATCCCGAGGTGATCCTCCTGGATGAGCCGTTCGGTGCCCTCGATGTCCTCACCCGCATGGATCTGCAGGACGAGTTCGCCCGTCTCCAGCGCCAGCTGGGCAAGACGATCCTGCTCGTCACGCACGACTTGAGTGAAGCCATGAAGCTGGCCGATCGGATCAGCGTCATGCGTCAGGGTCGGATCCTGCAGACGGGCTCCATGCGCGCTCTCCTGGAGAGCCCGGCCGACGACTACGTGCGCCAGCTGCTGGGGCACCTGCGAGGGGCGCCCCGGCAATGA